From the Megalops cyprinoides isolate fMegCyp1 chromosome 21, fMegCyp1.pri, whole genome shotgun sequence genome, one window contains:
- the rp9 gene encoding retinitis pigmentosa 9 protein — MSGRKRSRDDDEGGRRDHKRHKESKHDLDKLRKQTKKLSQEVQKIKHVETFYEKPPPGLVKEEEDKPEDCIPDTPGNEDAREFLAHAPTKGLWMPLGKEVKVMQCWRCKRYGHRTGDKECPFFIQGNQKLEQFRVAHEDPMYDLIRENKRNEKETRIQQLQQLLQDTTSDSDSSSSASSHSDRGKRRRKAKKKKEKKKKEKKKRKKKRKHKSSRASDSSESD, encoded by the exons ATGTCGGGAAGGAAGCGGTCCAGAGATGATGATGAAGGGGGCAGGCGAGACCACAAGAGGCACAAGGAATCAAAACACGATTTGGACAAACTCAGGAAACAAACGAAAAAACTTTCACAAGAAGTGCAAAAGATAAAGCACGTTGAGACATT TTATGAAAAACCCCCTCCCGGACTTGTAAAG gaggaggaggacaagcCCGAGGACTGTATACCTGACACACCGGGAAATGAAGACGCACGAGAGTTCCTGGCGCACGCGCCGACCAAGGGGCTGTGGATGCCGCTGGGGAAAGAAGTCAAAGTCATGCAGT GTTGGAGGTGCAAACGTTATGGACACAGGACCGGAGACAAAGAGTGCCCCTTCTTTATCCAAGGAAACCAAAAGCTGGAGCAGTTCAGAGTT GCACACGAAGACCCCATGTATGACCTGATAAGAGAAAACAAACGCAACGAGAAGGAGACGAG GATACAGCaactccagcagctgctccaggacACCACCTCTGACTcggacagcagcagctcagcatCATCCCACTCGGACCGCGGCAAGCGCCGGCGGAAggcaaagaagaagaaggagaagaagaagaaagagaagaagaagaggaagaagaaacgGAAGCATAAGTCCTCCAGGGCAAGTGACAGCTCTGAGTCGGACTGA